From one Lysinibacillus sp. G4S2 genomic stretch:
- a CDS encoding amino acid deaminase/aldolase: protein MTTRFDRAFRELERPFAWLDFDALDNNITTVHNSCGEKNIRIATKSVRSVEMLRYLQKNLPNVTGFMTFTAAETIFLLQQHFDDLLLGYPVMEEATVRQLLHFVKAGKTVTFMVDKQEHIKFLAELGQELGVLVRVCIDINVSNDFKVLYFGTKRSSLHSLESLTPFLEYIKNQSFIEVVGAMGYEAQIAGVGNRPANAVKGRIIDVMQLQAKKQVTQFRRLAIAHIKAYFPTLRFVNGGGSGSMAYTAQQKEVTEITVGSAFYAPALFDQFTHLQLEKAAGFALRVTRKPEKNIVVCHGGGYTASGAIGADRLPVFYEPTFFSYFNLEGAGEVQTPIQVRRKKVNVGDTLYFRHAKAGELCERFQVLHGIRGDKFIGTYTTYRGNGQCFL, encoded by the coding sequence ATGACAACTAGATTTGATCGAGCGTTCCGTGAACTAGAGCGACCATTTGCTTGGTTGGACTTTGATGCACTGGATAACAATATTACAACTGTACACAACTCTTGTGGAGAGAAAAATATTCGTATTGCGACGAAATCAGTTCGTTCTGTGGAAATGTTACGTTATTTACAAAAAAACCTCCCAAATGTGACTGGATTTATGACGTTTACAGCGGCAGAAACAATTTTTTTACTTCAACAGCATTTTGATGATTTGCTACTAGGGTACCCAGTGATGGAAGAAGCTACTGTTCGACAGTTATTACATTTTGTAAAGGCGGGGAAAACGGTCACTTTTATGGTGGATAAGCAGGAACATATAAAATTTTTGGCTGAGCTAGGGCAAGAGCTAGGCGTTCTTGTGAGGGTATGCATTGATATTAATGTTTCCAATGATTTTAAAGTTCTTTATTTTGGTACAAAACGCTCTTCACTTCATTCACTCGAGTCACTCACACCATTTCTTGAATATATTAAAAATCAATCATTTATTGAAGTAGTTGGAGCTATGGGCTACGAAGCTCAAATTGCAGGAGTCGGTAATCGTCCAGCAAATGCTGTTAAAGGGAGAATTATAGACGTAATGCAATTGCAAGCCAAAAAGCAAGTTACCCAGTTTCGTAGATTGGCTATTGCTCATATAAAAGCGTATTTTCCAACTCTGCGTTTTGTAAATGGTGGAGGCTCAGGAAGTATGGCCTACACCGCACAACAGAAAGAGGTAACAGAAATTACGGTTGGCTCTGCGTTTTATGCACCAGCTTTGTTTGACCAATTTACGCATTTACAGCTTGAAAAGGCAGCTGGATTTGCTTTAAGGGTAACAAGAAAACCAGAAAAAAATATTGTTGTTTGTCATGGTGGAGGTTATACAGCGTCAGGAGCAATCGGTGCTGATCGATTACCGGTATTCTATGAACCAACCTTTTTTTCGTATTTTAATTTAGAAGGAGCAGGAGAAGTTCAGACACCGATTCAGGTAAGGCGTAAAAAAGTCAATGTGGGAGACACGCTATATTTTCGACATGCTAAGGCTGGTGAGTTGTGCGAAAGATTCCAAGTGTTACATGGAATTAGAGGGGACAAGTTTATAGGAACTTATACAACCTATAGGGGGAATGGACAATGTTTTCTATAG